A genomic window from Desertifilum tharense IPPAS B-1220 includes:
- the rsfS gene encoding ribosome silencing factor: MSDYSPIPISSSSVAPTEIQQPDSLSLEESKRLALTIAEAADDRKGSDIILLNVSEVSYLADYFVLVTGFSNVQVRAIARSIEDKVEEDWQRYPLRTEGKAEGSWILHDYGEVIVHIFMPQERQFYNLEAFWGHAERIEYTSLANS, from the coding sequence ATGTCTGATTACTCTCCTATTCCGATTTCTTCTTCCTCTGTTGCCCCGACAGAGATCCAACAACCCGACAGCCTTAGCTTAGAAGAGAGCAAGCGATTAGCCTTAACAATTGCTGAAGCCGCCGACGATCGCAAAGGCTCGGATATTATTCTACTGAACGTGTCGGAAGTTTCCTACCTGGCAGATTACTTTGTCTTGGTTACGGGATTTTCTAACGTTCAGGTGCGGGCGATCGCGCGTTCCATTGAAGATAAAGTCGAAGAAGATTGGCAGCGCTACCCCTTGCGAACCGAGGGAAAAGCCGAAGGCAGTTGGATTTTGCATGACTATGGCGAAGTCATCGTTCACATCTTTATGCCCCAGGAACGTCAGTTCTATAATTTAGAAGCCTTCTGGGGTCACGCAGAACGGATTGAATATACCAGCCTTGCCAACTCATAA